The Flaviramulus sp. BrNp1-15 genome includes the window CTTTGGCTAAAATAGAAACACTTAAAGCGAGTTTAGCGAGTTTAGGATAAGTTTTTAATTTCCATCTATTCAACATTAGGCAATTTATAACTTTTTAGCACACCAATTAAACCTAAAATAGAAAGTGCTAAAATAATTACTTCAATAGAAATTATAGAAATTAAGGCTGTTAATCCGCCAGTTACTAGTAATATTAAGCCAATAATGGTGTTGCTAACAGCCACATAATCAATTCGCTTGTCTCCCTCAGCCATATCTACAATATATGTTTTTCTGCCTAAGCGAACACCACCATGCGCAATTCCTAGAATAAAAAATGCTGTGGGGTAAACCCATAATGAAGTTCTTAAATTTGAAGGATATATAGCAATAATAAACATAATTATACCCAATAATGAAGCAATTAACACACTAATTGTCATTACATTTTTACTTGATAAATCAGCCATTTTACCCCAAATAGGAGCACTTATTGTTGATGCAATGCCATTAGCAATAATGAATAAAGCCAATAAAAAAACATCTTTTCCTAAATAATTTTGAGCTAATAAAACATAAAATGGGCTTGATAAAGCTGAACATAATAAGAGTGATCTTGCAACAATGAAATTTCTTAACTGCTTGTCTGTTTTTAATAAACTCATTTTCGAAATTATACCTTGAGATGATTTTTTATTCTGTTGATTAGCTTCTGGAAATTCTTTAATCTGCGAATAAAATATAGCAGCAATAAGCCATAAAATGGAAGCAAAAAATATCAAATAACTGTAAAATTGTATACTGGCTTCGGTTTTTGAT containing:
- a CDS encoding MFS transporter; protein product: MTNVTNKLYKFLNNEKDERICTDISDEACKYAPKNYFLILFSSVFTKLGDALSNPKTVLTWVMSFVNAPVYLISFITPIRESFSMIPQVALSDFVKSKEKRKWLWIFGSFCQFLAIASIGFIALTFKGVTAGWFIILALVFFSLARSICSLSSKDVLGKAIPKTRRGKLKGYTVSVSGILVTAIGVFLLYKSKTEASIQFYSYLIFFASILWLIAAIFYSQIKEFPEANQQNKKSSQGIISKMSLLKTDKQLRNFIVARSLLLCSALSSPFYVLLAQNYLGKDVFLLALFIIANGIASTISAPIWGKMADLSSKNVMTISVLIASLLGIIMFIIAIYPSNLRTSLWVYPTAFFILGIAHGGVRLGRKTYIVDMAEGDKRIDYVAVSNTIIGLILLVTGGLTALISIISIEVIILALSILGLIGVLKSYKLPNVE